In one Roseburia intestinalis L1-82 genomic region, the following are encoded:
- a CDS encoding accessory gene regulator B family protein, with amino-acid sequence MIEKIADDLIGQMTEARLIDKEMEARYVYVFICWIEKFITVGSIIVISLMFHKLLPTIFFLVFFLELRKRTGGYHLDKFYRCYLASIVSYLVIVIISEKLSEHPQWLFAIVLLAITGIGLIGTANHPNMHMTSDELMESKKSARTIVLLEGCIILGCVLLDADMVYVSYMAIAVILCAALLCIAKIFKQEVKE; translated from the coding sequence ATGATTGAAAAAATAGCTGATGATTTAATTGGTCAGATGACTGAAGCAAGGTTAATTGACAAAGAGATGGAAGCAAGATATGTTTATGTTTTTATCTGTTGGATAGAGAAATTTATTACTGTTGGCAGTATTATCGTAATCAGTTTGATGTTTCACAAGCTGCTCCCAACTATATTTTTTCTTGTGTTTTTTTTAGAATTAAGAAAGAGAACTGGCGGATATCATCTGGACAAGTTTTATAGATGTTATTTAGCATCCATTGTTTCTTATTTAGTTATCGTGATTATAAGTGAAAAATTGTCAGAACATCCACAATGGTTATTTGCAATAGTACTACTTGCTATAACAGGGATAGGATTGATTGGTACAGCGAATCATCCTAATATGCACATGACATCAGATGAATTGATGGAATCGAAAAAATCTGCGAGGACTATTGTTTTACTTGAGGGGTGCATAATACTTGGCTGTGTTCTGTTAGATGCAGATATGGTTTACGTTAGTTATATGGCAATAGCTGTT
- a CDS encoding sensor histidine kinase has protein sequence MLVNYIQSIMLTVLEIICCKIFFESFAEKRSENNWRNCSIILGTVICGYIIALLFYDQFVLKQMLAIVVIALFMSFYFKIHLKKAIILSLLFQALLLSVDYFTLWINVSLFHSVAEINESHFVGGSLITVLAKIILFLVVLLIRKKIGGESSDVLRSTDWLRFIFFPLFTIFTVIALIITSGSIENQKQENVFLVIALCLAGMNIVVFYMINDILKREIKIRENEVFQLKARNQTDMYRSISENFVKQRKKTHEYKNQIMCIESLIEMENYDELKDYVRSISGNLSTELDYIKTNNVIIDAILNSKYKETLDKGIVFIFQINDLSGIKMRDEDIVVILSNLLNNAIEACEKCSGKKVMKMKLVKEKDNIIISVKNTYDGKLNIKDGEIQTSKKYEMDEHGVGIKNIIEVITKYQGSYAIRNDNNEFYFSVILPN, from the coding sequence ATGTTGGTTAATTACATTCAAAGTATAATGCTGACGGTATTGGAAATAATATGCTGCAAAATATTTTTTGAAAGTTTTGCTGAAAAGAGATCCGAAAATAATTGGAGAAACTGTAGTATTATTTTAGGAACGGTAATATGTGGATATATAATAGCTTTGTTATTTTATGATCAGTTTGTCCTAAAGCAGATGTTAGCTATTGTTGTCATTGCGCTGTTTATGAGCTTTTATTTTAAAATCCATTTAAAAAAAGCAATAATCTTATCATTATTATTTCAAGCATTACTGCTTTCTGTAGACTATTTTACACTTTGGATAAATGTCTCTCTCTTTCATAGTGTAGCAGAAATTAATGAGTCACATTTTGTAGGTGGAAGTTTAATAACAGTTTTGGCAAAAATAATTCTTTTTCTAGTTGTTCTGCTTATCAGGAAAAAAATAGGAGGGGAGTCCTCGGATGTTTTAAGAAGTACAGATTGGCTTCGATTTATCTTTTTTCCACTTTTTACAATCTTCACAGTTATTGCATTGATCATAACATCTGGAAGCATTGAGAATCAAAAGCAGGAAAATGTATTCTTGGTTATAGCATTGTGTCTGGCAGGGATGAATATAGTTGTGTTCTATATGATAAATGATATATTAAAACGTGAAATTAAGATTCGTGAAAATGAAGTGTTTCAACTGAAAGCACGAAATCAGACAGACATGTACCGTTCTATTTCAGAAAATTTTGTTAAACAACGGAAAAAAACACATGAATATAAGAATCAGATTATGTGCATTGAGTCTTTGATAGAGATGGAAAATTATGATGAACTAAAGGATTATGTGAGAAGTATAAGCGGAAATTTGAGTACAGAGTTAGACTATATTAAAACAAATAATGTGATTATCGATGCTATATTAAATAGCAAATATAAGGAAACATTGGATAAAGGAATTGTATTTATCTTTCAAATCAATGATCTATCAGGAATTAAAATGCGTGATGAGGATATTGTTGTTATTTTATCGAATCTTTTGAATAATGCAATAGAGGCTTGTGAAAAGTGCTCAGGCAAAAAAGTTATGAAAATGAAACTGGTTAAAGAGAAAGACAACATCATTATATCTGTAAAGAATACATATGATGGTAAACTTAATATTAAAGATGGAGAAATACAGACCTCAAAGAAATATGAAATGGATGAGCATGGGGTTGGAATAAAAAATATAATTGAGGTTATAACAAAATATCAAGGCTCTTATGCTATACGAAATGATAATAATGAGTTCTACTTCTCAGTTATATTGCCAAACTAA
- a CDS encoding LytTR family DNA-binding domain-containing protein: MEGDEHMFRIAICDDERQFRKRIHDILIEYMNENDILYEIDEFESGKDFISLGINLAKYDIVFLDVNMDELDGMETAQKIRKVSNDVFIVFVTAFITCAPQGYSVGAIRYILKNNVNFPELIFECMDAISLNMNYVAQKKKFNFNEGTKIVALERLLYIESRLHKLEFYIMEDKLKKYSIYGKLDELEKELQGNDFIRIHQSYLVNMKHIEKVSRYEALLNNGIKLEIPKARYKFVEETFVSYKGEI; the protein is encoded by the coding sequence GTGGAAGGGGATGAGCATATGTTCAGAATTGCTATATGTGATGATGAAAGACAATTTAGAAAACGCATTCATGATATTTTAATAGAATATATGAATGAAAATGATATATTATACGAAATTGATGAATTTGAATCAGGAAAGGATTTTATAAGTTTAGGTATCAATCTGGCAAAGTATGATATTGTTTTTTTGGATGTAAATATGGATGAACTGGATGGAATGGAAACTGCGCAGAAAATAAGAAAAGTCAGCAATGATGTTTTTATAGTTTTTGTTACAGCATTTATTACATGTGCCCCTCAAGGATACAGCGTAGGAGCTATAAGATATATTTTGAAAAATAATGTAAATTTTCCGGAACTAATATTTGAGTGTATGGATGCAATCAGCTTGAATATGAATTATGTAGCCCAAAAGAAGAAATTTAACTTTAATGAGGGTACAAAGATTGTAGCATTAGAGCGTTTATTATACATAGAGAGCAGATTGCATAAACTGGAATTTTACATTATGGAGGACAAGTTAAAAAAATATTCAATATATGGCAAACTAGATGAGCTGGAAAAAGAGTTGCAAGGTAATGATTTTATCCGGATACATCAAAGTTATCTGGTTAATATGAAGCATATTGAGAAAGTCAGCCGGTATGAGGCGTTATTGAACAATGGTATTAAATTAGAAATTCCAAAAGCACGATATAAATTTGTTGAAGAAACATTTGTTTCGTATAAAGGAGAAATATAG
- a CDS encoding accessory gene regulator B family protein — MIAKFAKKINEILIQKGIVQKEDAELYRYGIENGIVVAGNLLASGIFGIVTGRPGLVLVFLLFYASLRSYSGGSHCKSRIGCFLISMAILFIPVYTYEPVMKNVPNAVILLIGVLAVVIIIVLAPVESINKPLDEEERRYYARVTHCITALQVCVLIILFCLDLQDYFYAGYVSIVLIAVFMVMGKIAVKRYVQ, encoded by the coding sequence ATGATTGCTAAATTTGCAAAGAAGATAAATGAAATATTGATACAAAAGGGGATTGTGCAAAAAGAGGATGCAGAACTGTACCGATATGGGATAGAAAATGGCATTGTTGTTGCAGGAAACCTTTTGGCTTCTGGAATATTTGGCATTGTGACGGGGAGACCGGGACTTGTTCTGGTCTTCCTGTTATTTTATGCCTCGTTGAGAAGCTATAGTGGGGGCAGCCACTGTAAGAGTAGAATCGGCTGTTTTTTGATATCAATGGCAATTTTATTTATTCCGGTTTATACATATGAGCCTGTAATGAAAAATGTTCCTAATGCCGTGATTTTATTGATCGGAGTTCTTGCAGTGGTAATTATTATTGTCCTTGCCCCAGTGGAAAGTATCAATAAACCGCTTGATGAGGAAGAAAGAAGGTATTATGCAAGGGTAACACATTGCATAACGGCATTACAGGTATGTGTTCTTATAATTTTGTTTTGTCTGGATCTGCAAGATTATTTTTATGCTGGGTATGTGAGTATAGTCCTAATAGCAGTATTTATGGTTATGGGAAAGATTGCAGTGAAACGATATGTGCAATAG
- a CDS encoding cyclic lactone autoinducer peptide, protein MSKLRKLMNRLSHGALTSVAALALTVTATNMNRCCWFIFGQEKLPDNAKKLRKF, encoded by the coding sequence ATGTCAAAATTAAGAAAATTGATGAACCGACTCAGTCATGGAGCATTAACCAGCGTGGCAGCACTTGCCCTTACGGTAACTGCAACCAATATGAACCGTTGCTGCTGGTTTATTTTCGGACAGGAAAAGTTACCGGATAATGCGAAAAAACTTAGAAAATTTTAA
- a CDS encoding ATP-binding protein yields MEYVIRFAISLFDLAVFMYYFHSNKKMKPVSKVWIWAGFTIAAIIWTFVSSIKNPYLNLATLLIVLILLSFYYESGMWTRIINIVTFMGIGMLFEPVALLLLHAMNFHMGESYKYYFVMVICSFVRGNVMYILSKLISKKGMQIADFPKEILGVLVMVFAFTVLNCCFVILLSLEAGSEKSLLMCASIVISIVLTDYFMLYMMERFNYLVQKQYEDAMYREEMHYKDIYYEEAEKQNKEVQKLKHDMKHKLHELYHLLENSDGHELSEKIGAMCIEFEQIDEKQYSDNPIVDSVLRIKFGRAKARGIKVETSIRIPKQMQLDHGDIGVLYGNLVDNAVEACSKVPEGQRFVKIENKYQSGILLLVITNSKTGKKNKSLKTTKKDNIRHGHGVQSVRKVVEKYNGTVSFTDKGDIFEVSAMLYGIEVKE; encoded by the coding sequence ATGGAATATGTGATACGCTTTGCCATCAGCCTGTTTGATCTGGCAGTGTTTATGTATTATTTTCATTCCAATAAGAAAATGAAACCAGTATCAAAGGTATGGATATGGGCTGGATTTACCATTGCTGCAATTATATGGACATTTGTCAGTAGCATAAAAAATCCGTATCTGAATCTTGCGACTCTTTTGATTGTGCTTATACTGTTATCATTTTATTATGAATCAGGAATGTGGACGAGAATTATAAATATTGTGACATTCATGGGTATTGGAATGCTGTTTGAACCTGTAGCCTTGCTGTTACTCCATGCTATGAATTTTCATATGGGAGAAAGTTATAAATATTATTTTGTAATGGTAATATGCAGCTTTGTTCGTGGAAATGTGATGTATATTCTGTCAAAATTGATTTCAAAGAAAGGGATGCAGATTGCTGATTTTCCGAAAGAAATTTTGGGTGTGCTTGTTATGGTATTTGCCTTTACGGTGTTGAACTGCTGCTTTGTTATTCTTTTGTCATTGGAAGCTGGCAGTGAAAAAAGCCTGCTTATGTGTGCCAGTATTGTAATTTCCATTGTCCTGACAGATTATTTTATGCTGTATATGATGGAACGTTTTAATTATCTTGTGCAAAAACAGTATGAGGATGCAATGTACAGGGAAGAAATGCACTATAAAGACATCTATTATGAAGAAGCAGAAAAACAGAATAAGGAAGTGCAGAAGTTAAAGCACGATATGAAACATAAATTGCATGAACTGTATCATCTGTTGGAAAATAGTGATGGGCATGAACTTTCAGAGAAAATCGGTGCGATGTGCATAGAATTTGAGCAGATAGATGAAAAGCAGTATTCTGATAATCCAATCGTAGATTCTGTGCTCCGTATTAAATTTGGCAGGGCAAAGGCAAGGGGAATAAAAGTAGAAACATCTATTCGTATTCCAAAGCAGATGCAGCTTGATCACGGGGATATAGGTGTATTGTATGGAAATCTTGTGGATAATGCGGTAGAAGCCTGTAGCAAGGTGCCGGAGGGACAGCGTTTTGTAAAGATTGAAAATAAGTACCAGTCGGGGATTTTGCTTCTTGTAATAACAAACAGCAAAACAGGAAAGAAAAATAAAAGCCTGAAAACAACCAAGAAAGATAATATCCGACATGGGCATGGTGTTCAGAGTGTTCGTAAAGTGGTAGAAAAATACAATGGAACGGTCAGTTTTACAGATAAAGGGGATATATTTGAGGTTTCAGCAATGCTCTATGGAATTGAAGTGAAGGAATAA
- a CDS encoding LytR/AlgR family response regulator transcription factor, whose product MLNIAVCDDSRTDVEMLESAFDKLAQYQFSYEVYFTAKELLKHVIDYGEMYHLYIFDIEMPEMNGLQLAKEIRKIDAKALFVFLTGYTQYVMDVFEVITFDYISKPITVEKLESVLLKAMQYLHMIKRDFVFQFRKNQFRISCDDIVYFEKKGRHAVIHTISENFKANMTTEEIWKQLDDKVFAHIHVSYIINLGHIRAIDGDEVVMDNEERLLIARSHKQNLKEKHMEFVRRMV is encoded by the coding sequence ATGCTTAATATTGCGGTCTGTGATGACAGCAGAACAGATGTAGAAATGCTGGAAAGTGCTTTTGATAAGTTAGCACAGTACCAGTTTTCTTATGAAGTGTATTTTACAGCGAAGGAGTTGCTGAAGCATGTTATAGATTATGGAGAAATGTATCATCTGTATATATTTGACATTGAAATGCCGGAGATGAATGGTTTGCAGCTTGCAAAAGAAATCCGGAAAATAGATGCCAAAGCATTGTTTGTATTCCTGACTGGATATACGCAGTATGTTATGGATGTTTTTGAGGTTATTACCTTTGACTATATTTCTAAACCGATTACAGTGGAAAAGCTGGAGTCCGTTCTTTTAAAAGCCATGCAGTATCTTCATATGATAAAGCGTGACTTTGTCTTTCAGTTCCGAAAAAATCAGTTTCGTATTAGCTGCGATGATATTGTGTATTTTGAGAAGAAAGGTCGTCATGCAGTGATACATACGATTTCAGAAAATTTCAAGGCAAATATGACAACTGAAGAAATATGGAAACAGCTTGATGATAAGGTCTTTGCCCATATTCATGTATCATATATCATCAATCTTGGGCATATCAGGGCGATTGATGGAGATGAAGTAGTGATGGACAATGAAGAAAGACTTCTGATTGCCCGCTCCCATAAGCAGAATTTAAAAGAAAAACATATGGAGTTTGTAAGGAGGATGGTTTAA
- a CDS encoding helix-turn-helix domain-containing protein, with translation MINMEKRCKILDTGRKDANIQIGKRLREARLNMNLEKSEIADVLGVTVEHYRKLEAGVTGISVDKVLTLYHKYGIDPTYLITGESSNIKDFNLDYYVANSTKEQRNDFFDRVLAYLSKLIR, from the coding sequence ATGATTAACATGGAAAAGAGGTGCAAAATCTTGGACACAGGAAGAAAAGATGCCAATATACAGATAGGAAAGAGACTAAGAGAGGCAAGACTGAATATGAACCTTGAAAAGTCAGAAATTGCGGATGTATTGGGTGTTACAGTAGAACATTATCGAAAACTTGAAGCAGGTGTAACTGGAATATCTGTAGATAAAGTATTGACACTCTATCATAAATATGGAATTGATCCTACATATCTTATAACAGGCGAGAGCAGCAACATAAAAGATTTTAATTTGGATTACTATGTTGCGAACAGCACAAAAGAGCAGAGAAATGATTTTTTTGACCGTGTGCTGGCGTATTTATCTAAGTTGATTAGATAA
- a CDS encoding methylglyoxal synthase has translation MIKYLTMTIEKQKNIALIAHDGKKQDMLKWCMDNKEILQQHNLSGTGTTARMIADHVGLKIKGYNSGPLGGDQQIGAKIVEGNIDMVIFFSDPLAAQPHDPDVKALLRIAQVYDIPIANNIATADFMIHSTLMNEQYSHQIENFKNTVDVRVKEMQ, from the coding sequence ATGATTAAATATCTTACAATGACGATTGAAAAACAAAAAAACATAGCTTTGATTGCTCATGATGGGAAAAAACAGGATATGTTGAAATGGTGTATGGACAATAAAGAAATTTTACAGCAACATAATCTGTCAGGAACCGGAACGACTGCGAGAATGATAGCAGATCATGTAGGATTAAAGATAAAAGGATATAACAGTGGTCCATTAGGTGGAGATCAGCAGATAGGGGCAAAAATTGTAGAGGGAAATATCGACATGGTTATTTTCTTCTCCGATCCACTGGCAGCACAGCCACATGATCCAGATGTTAAGGCACTTCTTAGAATTGCACAGGTGTATGATATACCGATTGCAAATAATATTGCGACAGCGGATTTTATGATTCATTCCACACTTATGAATGAACAGTATTCACATCAGATTGAAAATTTTAAAAATACAGTGGATGTCAGAGTAAAAGAAATGCAGTGA
- a CDS encoding AraC family transcriptional regulator, translating into MLLVYENRTDGIVVEWKKTVHFPPHLHEAIEVVYVTDGDIELGVGQELYHMDEGDFAIVFPNVIHHYQVFGKKENKVIYLYLDPTLFPSYYKELQIYSPKNPVVKKEQVHPDVVNAIKYLAGITEGNPMLIQAYVQMILAHVFAEMPMVDKSTVGSDDLIYNAVEYVAKNFREKISLEKMAYDLCVSKYVLSRMFAKTFHCNFSKYVNGVRLNYAVAALENTMDSITNICLDCGFESQRTFNRVFKDRYKITPREYRKRMEHNNRNGSLGVRR; encoded by the coding sequence GTGTTATTGGTATATGAGAACAGAACTGATGGAATAGTGGTAGAGTGGAAGAAAACAGTGCATTTTCCACCACATTTACATGAAGCAATAGAGGTAGTGTATGTAACGGATGGGGATATTGAACTTGGAGTTGGACAAGAATTGTATCACATGGATGAGGGTGATTTTGCAATCGTGTTTCCAAACGTAATACATCATTATCAAGTATTTGGGAAAAAAGAAAACAAGGTAATATACCTGTATCTTGATCCGACACTGTTTCCTTCCTATTATAAAGAGTTGCAGATATACAGCCCGAAGAACCCGGTTGTAAAAAAAGAGCAAGTGCATCCTGATGTAGTAAATGCCATAAAATATCTGGCAGGAATAACAGAGGGGAATCCCATGCTGATACAGGCTTATGTACAGATGATTCTTGCCCATGTTTTCGCAGAAATGCCAATGGTTGATAAAAGCACAGTAGGGAGTGATGACCTGATTTATAATGCGGTAGAATATGTAGCTAAAAATTTTAGAGAGAAAATCAGTCTTGAAAAAATGGCATACGATTTGTGTGTAAGCAAATATGTGTTATCAAGAATGTTTGCAAAAACATTTCACTGTAATTTTAGTAAATATGTGAATGGAGTCCGGTTAAATTATGCAGTTGCGGCACTGGAAAACACAATGGATTCCATTACAAATATATGTCTTGATTGTGGGTTTGAAAGTCAAAGAACTTTTAACCGTGTTTTTAAGGATAGATACAAGATTACACCAAGAGAGTACAGAAAAAGGATGGAACACAATAATAGAAACGGCAGCTTGGGGGTACGCAGATGA
- a CDS encoding beta-galactosidase small subunit — MAYTDKNKLRVVYGDYTLGVHGDGFDYIFSYSQGGLESIVKNGYEWLYRCPKPTFWRALTDNDRGSRFHIKSGSWLASDMFIDCKKTEVIMDGELQKQYAPDNNSYGGDVAAGEIIVKYTYETVSNPVTTVIVSYTIDVTGNIKVDVDYTGVKGLPELPVFGMRFIMPTLADKYMYKGLSGETYPDRKAGAEKGIYEVSDLSLTPYLVPQECGMRMDTEWLEITRHTSLDNSRTDSSPQTLRIEENDKAFAFSCLPYTASEIENATHHEELPPARRTVLCVYGAVRGVGGIDSWGSDVEDDYRISAEKDIHYSFIIR; from the coding sequence ATGGCTTATACAGATAAGAATAAATTGAGAGTTGTATATGGAGATTATACACTTGGTGTACATGGAGATGGGTTTGACTATATATTCTCTTATTCACAGGGCGGTTTGGAGTCTATAGTAAAAAACGGTTATGAATGGCTGTATCGTTGTCCAAAGCCTACTTTTTGGAGAGCATTAACAGATAATGACAGAGGCAGCAGGTTTCACATTAAAAGTGGAAGCTGGCTCGCATCGGATATGTTCATTGACTGTAAAAAAACTGAAGTTATTATGGATGGTGAATTGCAAAAGCAGTATGCTCCGGACAATAACAGCTATGGCGGTGATGTGGCTGCCGGGGAAATAATTGTGAAATATACTTATGAGACTGTCAGCAATCCAGTAACAACAGTCATTGTATCTTATACCATTGATGTAACTGGAAATATCAAGGTGGATGTGGATTACACAGGAGTAAAGGGACTGCCGGAACTTCCGGTATTCGGAATGAGGTTTATTATGCCGACACTTGCAGATAAATATATGTACAAGGGATTATCGGGGGAAACCTATCCGGACAGAAAGGCAGGGGCAGAAAAAGGAATTTATGAGGTATCAGATTTGAGCCTGACACCATATCTGGTTCCACAGGAATGTGGTATGAGAATGGATACAGAGTGGCTGGAGATTACAAGACATACAAGTCTTGATAATAGCAGAACGGATAGTTCACCACAGACATTAAGAATAGAAGAAAACGACAAGGCATTTGCTTTTTCGTGCCTGCCTTATACAGCATCAGAGATTGAAAACGCAACACACCATGAGGAACTGCCACCAGCAAGAAGAACAGTCCTTTGTGTCTATGGTGCAGTAAGAGGAGTCGGTGGAATTGATAGCTGGGGAAGTGATGTGGAAGATGATTATCGGATTAGTGCAGAAAAAGACATTCACTATTCCTTCATTATCCGCTAA
- a CDS encoding glycoside hydrolase family 2 TIM barrel-domain containing protein: protein MNADMKWLDNPEVFRVNQLDAHSDHCYYMDYADMEKSENPLMQSLNGQWEFAFSKNVMDRPENFYEENFDASSFDKIMVPGHIELAGYDKIRYINTMYPWEGKEYHRGAYSMESTGDEAGMFSEAEYNPVGSYIKRFDLSEQMREKKIRICFEGVEEAMYLWLNGQFVGYAEDSFTPSEFDLTPFIREKGNVLAVQVHKMSTAAFLEDQDFFRFFGIFRNVTLKAVPEVHLEDVWFQPTLNKDNISGRVSVKMKVSAPEGKKVSAHLVLKDRENNQVAEDNITLEEKAGSLVGVIDTEVGSVKAWDNYCPYLYHAYVELRGEDGEILEIIPYDIGFRRLEMIDKVIYLNGKRLVITGVNRHEWSAKTGRSISMDEMTADIDCMIRNNINAVRTCHYPDQIPWYYLCDKAGIYVMAETNMESHGTFQKLGAIEPSCSVPCSIPQWREAVVDRARSNFETFKNHTAILFWSLGNESYAGDDIEAMNTYFKEKQDGRFVHYESSFYDRNYEETISDVESRMYAKPYEVEEYLNNNPKKPYLLCEYMHDMGNSMGGLGTYMKLIDKYEMYHGGFIWDFIDQALLVKDEVTGKEVLRYGGDFDDKPSDYEFSGNGIVFADRKEKPAMQEVRYYYGLYR, encoded by the coding sequence ATGAACGCTGATATGAAATGGTTAGACAATCCGGAAGTGTTCCGTGTAAACCAGTTGGACGCACACAGCGACCATTGTTACTATATGGATTATGCAGATATGGAAAAATCAGAAAATCCTTTGATGCAGTCATTAAATGGACAATGGGAGTTTGCTTTTAGCAAAAATGTAATGGACAGACCGGAAAATTTCTATGAGGAAAATTTTGATGCATCTTCATTTGATAAGATTATGGTTCCGGGGCATATCGAACTGGCAGGCTATGACAAAATACGCTATATCAATACGATGTATCCGTGGGAGGGAAAAGAATATCACAGGGGTGCGTATAGTATGGAGAGTACCGGGGACGAGGCAGGAATGTTTTCCGAGGCAGAGTATAATCCTGTCGGATCTTATATCAAACGATTTGATTTGAGTGAGCAAATGCGTGAAAAGAAAATCCGTATCTGTTTTGAAGGTGTGGAAGAAGCGATGTATCTGTGGCTGAATGGTCAGTTTGTAGGATATGCGGAGGATAGTTTTACACCGTCAGAATTTGATCTGACACCATTTATCAGAGAAAAAGGAAATGTGCTGGCAGTTCAGGTTCACAAAATGAGTACGGCAGCATTTTTGGAGGATCAGGACTTTTTCCGATTTTTTGGAATTTTTAGAAATGTAACTTTAAAAGCAGTGCCAGAGGTGCATTTGGAAGATGTATGGTTTCAGCCAACACTAAACAAGGACAATATAAGCGGCAGGGTATCGGTAAAGATGAAAGTATCTGCTCCAGAAGGAAAGAAAGTATCTGCCCATTTGGTTTTAAAAGACAGAGAGAATAATCAGGTGGCAGAGGACAATATCACCTTAGAGGAAAAAGCTGGAAGTCTTGTAGGAGTGATAGATACTGAGGTTGGAAGTGTTAAGGCATGGGATAATTACTGCCCATATCTGTATCACGCATATGTAGAGCTTAGAGGCGAAGATGGAGAAATATTAGAGATAATTCCATATGACATAGGTTTCAGAAGACTGGAAATGATTGACAAGGTAATCTATTTAAATGGTAAACGTCTTGTCATTACCGGAGTAAACCGTCATGAGTGGAGTGCAAAGACAGGAAGAAGCATCAGTATGGATGAAATGACAGCAGACATTGATTGTATGATTAGAAATAATATCAATGCAGTACGCACATGCCATTATCCGGATCAGATACCGTGGTATTACCTGTGTGATAAAGCTGGTATTTATGTAATGGCAGAAACGAATATGGAAAGTCATGGAACATTCCAGAAACTTGGTGCGATTGAACCATCGTGCAGCGTACCTTGTTCTATTCCGCAATGGCGGGAGGCTGTTGTTGACAGGGCTAGGAGTAATTTTGAAACTTTTAAAAACCATACAGCAATTCTTTTCTGGTCTTTAGGAAATGAATCTTATGCGGGTGATGACATAGAAGCAATGAATACTTACTTCAAGGAAAAGCAGGATGGCAGATTTGTTCATTATGAAAGCTCTTTCTATGACCGTAATTATGAGGAAACCATATCAGATGTAGAGAGCAGGATGTATGCAAAGCCTTATGAAGTGGAGGAATATTTAAATAATAATCCAAAGAAACCGTATCTTTTGTGTGAGTATATGCATGATATGGGTAATTCGATGGGAGGACTTGGTACTTATATGAAGTTAATAGATAAGTATGAGATGTACCACGGTGGATTTATCTGGGATTTCATTGATCAGGCACTTCTCGTGAAAGATGAAGTGACAGGAAAAGAAGTTTTGCGTTATGGCGGGGACTTTGATGATAAGCCTTCTGATTATGAGTTTTCAGGAAATGGAATTGTATTTGCAGACCGTAAGGAAAAACCAGCTATGCAGGAAGTGAGGTATTACTATGGCTTATACAGATAA
- a CDS encoding transposon-transfer assisting family protein yields the protein MFKAIAHQQGVSASEVKERIQSTICIYHKHDCRRTIAAISDALPDMDAAMRPLAEQTIHKLQNITDAAFEEAQFTMTLSDAE from the coding sequence GTGTTTAAAGCGATTGCACATCAACAAGGTGTTTCCGCATCAGAAGTAAAAGAACGTATTCAATCAACCATCTGCATTTACCACAAGCACGACTGCCGCAGAACGATTGCGGCGATTTCCGACGCACTGCCGGATATGGACGCAGCTATGCGTCCGCTGGCAGAGCAGACGATCCATAAACTGCAAAACATAACCGACGCAGCATTTGAGGAAGCGCAGTTCACCATGACGCTTTCAGACGCAGAGTAA